Proteins encoded within one genomic window of Jiangella mangrovi:
- a CDS encoding IclR family transcriptional regulator: protein MSRSQPPGWRRSSDSETDAVHYHAQALSRGLNLLEILARGRSPQTIADFHEHTGMPKSTLVRLLSVLDREEYVVRVDERPAYRLGHKVQILSDAYVAQLDISQVAGRYLEELAGETGQTGNLGLLDGDQVLHVCVREPDRALRYASAAGHRAPAYVSGLGKVLLATLDAADVAPHTPAEPFPAYTDRTITTLAALQRELRTTMRRGYGFDDNESSTGLRCLAVPVAVRGEVLAAISVSGPSAEFGLEEQKRYLTVLGRIASGLAGDADVVAVLEYLRSSLLRSTIEPVG from the coding sequence ATGTCCCGCTCCCAGCCGCCCGGCTGGCGTCGCTCGTCCGACAGCGAGACCGACGCCGTCCACTACCACGCACAGGCCCTCTCCAGGGGCCTCAACCTGCTCGAGATCCTGGCCCGCGGCCGCTCGCCGCAGACCATCGCCGACTTCCACGAGCACACCGGCATGCCGAAGAGCACGCTGGTCAGGCTGCTCAGCGTGCTGGACCGCGAGGAGTACGTGGTCCGCGTCGACGAGCGCCCGGCCTACCGCCTGGGGCACAAGGTGCAGATCCTGTCCGACGCCTACGTCGCGCAGCTCGACATCTCGCAGGTGGCCGGCCGCTACCTCGAGGAACTGGCCGGCGAGACCGGGCAGACCGGCAACCTCGGGCTGCTCGACGGCGACCAGGTGCTGCACGTGTGCGTCCGCGAGCCCGACCGCGCGCTGCGCTACGCCAGCGCCGCCGGCCACCGGGCGCCGGCCTACGTCAGCGGCCTGGGCAAGGTGCTGCTGGCCACGCTCGACGCGGCCGACGTCGCGCCGCACACGCCGGCCGAGCCGTTCCCCGCGTACACCGACCGCACCATCACCACGCTGGCCGCGCTGCAGCGAGAGCTGCGCACCACCATGCGCCGCGGCTACGGGTTCGACGACAACGAGTCCAGCACCGGCCTGCGCTGCCTCGCGGTGCCGGTCGCGGTGCGCGGCGAGGTGCTCGCGGCCATCAGCGTCTCGGGGCCGTCGGCCGAGTTCGGGCTCGAGGAGCAGAAGCGCTACCTCACTGTGCTGGGCCGCATCGCGTCCGGCCTGGCCGGCGACGCCGACGTGGTCGCGGTGCTCGAGTACCTGCGCTCGTCGCTGCTGCGTTCCACCATCGAGCCCGTGGGGTAG